A stretch of the Arthrobacter stackebrandtii genome encodes the following:
- a CDS encoding tyrosine recombinase XerC, producing MDEEERSALPPALARAVDGYERYLRAERGRSEHTIRAYRGDLDTLLIHMVADGATDWSQLDLASMRRWLGEQNTAGLARATLSRRASVARNFTAWAEREGIISLDPALRLKAPKLEKTLPAVLQQQQLTRLLDGMAAAARDLDPVALRDLAVVELLYATGIRVGELAGLDIDGVNRERRTVTVLGKGDKERAVPFGVPADTALGRWLAHGRGKLLQPHSGAALFLGMRGGRIDPRTVRKFVDRGLASLGDTSATGPHALRHSAATHLLDGGADLRAVQEILGHSSLATTQLYTHVSVERLREGYRSAHPRA from the coding sequence GTGGATGAAGAAGAACGCAGCGCCCTGCCCCCTGCACTGGCCCGGGCCGTCGACGGATATGAACGCTACCTGCGGGCCGAACGCGGCCGGTCCGAGCACACCATCCGCGCCTACCGGGGCGACCTGGACACCCTGCTCATCCACATGGTGGCCGACGGCGCCACGGACTGGTCACAGCTGGACCTGGCCTCCATGCGCCGCTGGCTGGGTGAACAAAACACCGCAGGGCTGGCCCGGGCCACGCTTTCCAGGCGGGCCAGCGTAGCCCGGAACTTCACCGCCTGGGCCGAACGCGAAGGCATCATCTCCCTGGACCCGGCCCTCAGGCTTAAGGCACCCAAGCTGGAAAAGACACTGCCGGCCGTCCTGCAACAGCAGCAGCTCACCCGGCTGCTCGATGGGATGGCGGCGGCAGCCCGCGACCTGGACCCAGTAGCGCTGCGGGACCTGGCCGTCGTTGAACTGCTCTATGCCACCGGCATTCGAGTGGGGGAGTTGGCGGGCCTGGACATCGACGGCGTCAACCGGGAACGCCGCACAGTCACCGTCCTGGGCAAGGGCGACAAGGAGCGGGCCGTGCCCTTCGGGGTGCCGGCCGACACGGCGTTGGGGCGTTGGCTGGCGCACGGCCGGGGGAAACTGCTCCAGCCCCACAGCGGTGCCGCCCTGTTCCTCGGCATGCGCGGCGGGCGCATCGACCCGCGCACCGTGCGGAAGTTCGTCGACAGGGGCCTCGCCTCGCTGGGGGACACCTCGGCCACAGGCCCGCACGCGCTGCGGCACTCGGCCGCGACACACTTGCTGGACGGCGGGGCGGACCTGCGAGCCGTGCAGGAAATCCTTGGGCACAGTTCGCTGGCCACGACACAGCTTTACACTCATGTGTCGGTGGAGCGGCTGCGTGAGGGCTACCGTTCGGCGCATCCGCGCGCATAA
- a CDS encoding DUF3145 domain-containing protein, with amino-acid sequence MKVETTRGVLYVHSAPAVMCPHIESSIAGVMDQRTDLQWTAQPAAPNVLRTEYAWRGPAGTGARLASALRGWANVRYEVTEEPSAGVDGSRWSHTPELGIFHAVTDVHGNIMVSEDRIRYAYETGKGVPAAVYHELSLALGEAWDEELEPFRHAAAGANVRWLHHVG; translated from the coding sequence ATGAAGGTAGAAACCACGCGCGGTGTCCTGTATGTACACTCAGCCCCTGCTGTCATGTGCCCACATATCGAGTCATCCATTGCCGGGGTGATGGATCAGCGCACGGACCTGCAGTGGACTGCACAGCCCGCTGCGCCCAATGTGCTGCGCACGGAGTACGCTTGGCGCGGCCCGGCCGGAACAGGTGCACGGCTGGCATCCGCCCTCCGAGGCTGGGCCAATGTGCGCTACGAGGTCACCGAGGAGCCCAGCGCCGGCGTTGACGGTTCACGCTGGTCACACACCCCCGAACTTGGCATCTTCCACGCAGTGACGGACGTGCACGGGAACATCATGGTCTCCGAGGACCGGATCCGCTATGCCTATGAAACGGGCAAGGGCGTTCCCGCCGCCGTCTACCACGAACTCTCGCTCGCCCTGGGGGAGGCCTGGGACGAGGAGCTGGAACCCTTCCGCCATGCCGCGGCAGGGGCCAACGTCCGCTGGCTCCACCACGTGGGATAG
- the fabF gene encoding beta-ketoacyl-ACP synthase II: MARKVVITGLGATTPIGGDVPTMWKNALKGVSGAHTLTDDWVEKYDLPVHFAAKVTTPASEVLSRVEAKRMDPSTQFAVVAAREAWKDSGIEEIDHDRLAVAFATGIGGVWTLLDAWDTLREKGPRRVLPMTVPMLMPNGPAAAVSLDLGARAGAHTPVSACASGTEALHIALELIRSGKADVVMAGGAEAAIHPLPMASFAAMQALSKRNDSPETASRPYDVNRDGFVMGEGAGALVLEAEEHALARGARIYGELAGTSVTADAYHITAPDPEGLGATRALKAALFDARALPEDVCHVNAHATSTPVGDRPEYTALKAALGEHVNNVCVSATKSQTGHLLGASGAVESVLTVLAVYHRLAPVTINLENQDPEIPLDVVTGTPRELPEGEVMALNNSFGFGGHNAVVAIRSTGPKVELAG, encoded by the coding sequence ATGGCCCGCAAAGTAGTCATCACCGGCTTGGGCGCCACGACGCCCATTGGCGGCGACGTCCCGACCATGTGGAAGAACGCCCTCAAGGGTGTTTCCGGCGCCCACACCCTCACCGACGATTGGGTGGAGAAATACGACCTCCCCGTCCACTTCGCCGCCAAGGTCACCACTCCTGCCTCAGAGGTCCTGAGCCGCGTTGAAGCCAAGCGCATGGACCCCTCAACCCAGTTCGCCGTCGTCGCCGCCCGCGAAGCCTGGAAGGACTCCGGCATTGAGGAGATCGACCACGACCGCCTGGCCGTGGCCTTCGCCACCGGCATCGGTGGCGTCTGGACGCTCCTGGACGCGTGGGACACCCTGCGTGAAAAGGGCCCGCGCCGCGTGCTGCCCATGACCGTGCCCATGCTGATGCCCAACGGCCCCGCCGCCGCCGTCAGCCTGGACCTGGGCGCCCGCGCCGGCGCCCACACTCCGGTCTCGGCCTGTGCCTCCGGAACCGAGGCCCTGCACATCGCCCTGGAGCTCATCCGTTCGGGCAAGGCCGACGTCGTGATGGCCGGCGGCGCCGAGGCTGCCATCCACCCGCTGCCCATGGCGTCGTTTGCCGCCATGCAGGCGCTGTCCAAGCGCAACGACTCCCCGGAGACGGCATCGCGGCCCTACGACGTGAACCGCGACGGCTTCGTCATGGGCGAAGGCGCAGGCGCGCTGGTGCTTGAGGCCGAGGAGCACGCACTGGCCCGCGGCGCCCGCATCTACGGCGAGCTGGCCGGCACGTCCGTAACTGCCGACGCCTACCACATCACGGCCCCGGACCCCGAGGGCCTGGGCGCCACCCGCGCCCTGAAGGCTGCGCTGTTTGACGCGCGCGCCCTGCCCGAGGACGTCTGCCACGTCAACGCGCACGCCACCTCCACTCCCGTGGGCGACCGCCCCGAGTACACCGCGCTGAAGGCCGCCCTGGGCGAGCACGTCAACAACGTGTGCGTCTCGGCCACCAAGTCGCAGACCGGCCACCTCTTGGGTGCGTCCGGCGCGGTGGAGTCCGTGCTGACCGTCCTGGCCGTATACCACCGCCTGGCGCCGGTCACCATCAACCTGGAGAACCAGGACCCGGAAATCCCGCTCGATGTGGTCACGGGAACCCCGCGCGAACTGCCTGAGGGCGAGGTCATGGCGTTGAACAACTCCTTCGGCTTCGGCGGGCACAACGCCGTTGTTGCCATCCGCAGCACCGGCCCCAAGGTTGAGCTGGCCGGCTAG
- a CDS encoding acyl carrier protein: MASNEEILAGLAEIVNEETGLAPEAVELDKSFTDDLDIDSISMMTIVVNAEEKFDVKIPDEEVKNLKTVGDAVSFIAGAQA; the protein is encoded by the coding sequence ATGGCTAGCAACGAAGAAATCCTGGCCGGATTGGCCGAAATCGTCAACGAAGAGACCGGCCTTGCCCCCGAGGCTGTGGAGCTGGACAAGTCCTTCACGGATGACCTGGACATCGACTCCATCTCCATGATGACCATTGTTGTCAACGCCGAAGAGAAGTTCGACGTGAAGATCCCGGACGAGGAAGTCAAGAACCTCAAGACCGTCGGCGACGCTGTCAGCTTCATCGCAGGCGCGCAGGCATAA